One genomic region from Esox lucius isolate fEsoLuc1 chromosome 24, fEsoLuc1.pri, whole genome shotgun sequence encodes:
- the zgc:109889 gene encoding wiskott-Aldrich syndrome protein family member 3 isoform X1 — MPLVKRSIEPRHLCRGAVPDGVTSELECVTNSTLAAIIKQLGSLSRHAEDIFGELFNEANSFYMRMNNLQERVDLLAVKVTQLDSTVEEVSLQDINMRKAFKSSTIQDQQVVSRTSVPNPVVEMYHRCDKPPPLNILSPYRDDKRDALKFYTDPSYFFMLWKEKMLQATEDKRKEKRRQKTSCPAHSGQGRRPHSRQAPPRSPLPSSEQQKQVEDPSREVKKVRKARNRRQEWNMMAYDKEFRPDTRLTPSPYHGMSSEGSLSPDNRSVASDIGEHSYPGSPNHPSQPPSAPHPIEGTPHLTQTPQTQSLDRGGYPRANPPTGAAAAGRHIASLGRTQLPHAVPAPSEGGALNGPRQQSVKDYRAHGGQPTTIPEYFIPPAPPPPPPLIPSAQTAFDSTSSSPLPPPSLPPGAVAVMSRPYSPSPPTPAPPINYVPSPSHPPSGVPPAAPPPPPPGLPPSHTMSPARAIGGDAPASRKGQMPMIPISDARSDLLAAIRRGIQLRKVQEQREQEAKREPVGNDVATILSRRIAVEYSESDSDSGGEDNGEWSD; from the exons ATGCCGCTGGTTAAGCGCAGTATCGAGCCACGCCACCTGTGCCGGGGCGCGGTGCCCGATGGGGTTACCAGCGAGCTGGAGTGTGTTACCAATAGTACCCTCGCGGCCATCATAAAACAACTAGGAAGCCTCA GTCGTCATGCGGAGGACATATTTGGAGAGCTGTTCAACGAAGCTAACAGTTTCTATATGAGAATGAACAATCTTCAAGAGAGAGTGGACCTATTGGCTGTCAAGGTCACACAGCTAGACTCCACTGTTgaagaag TGTCTCTGCAGGACATTAACATGCGCAAGGCTTTTAAGAGCAGTACCATCCAGGACCAGCAGGTGGTGTCCAGGACCTCAGTCCCAAACCCCGTGGTTGAGATGTACCATCGCTGTGACAAACCTCCACCTCTCAACATCCTCAGCCCCTATCG GGATGATAAGAGGGATGCGTTAAAGTTTTACACAGACCCATCTTATTTCTTCATGTTGTGGAAAGAGAAAATGCTTCAGGCCACAGAGGAtaagaggaaggagaagagacGACAGAAG ACCAGCTGTCCAGCCCATTCAGGCCAGGGTAGGCGACCCCACAGCAGACAAGCTCCGCCTCGCAGCCCCCTGCCCAGCTCA GAGCAGCAGAAACAGGTGGAGGACCCGAGCAGAGAGGTGAAGAAGGTTCGGAAGGCGAGGAATCGCAGACAGGAATGGAATATGATGGCTTATGACAAGGAATTCCGCCCCGACACCAGACTCACGCCATCACCGTATCACGGAATGTCTTCCGAAGGGTCGCTGTCTCCCGATAACAG GTCGGTGGCATCAGACATCGGAGAGCACTCCTACCCGGGCAGCCCAAACCACCCCTCCCAACCCCCATCCGCCCCCCACCCCATCGAGGGCACCCCCCACCTTACCCAGACCCCCCAGACCCAGTCTCTGGACAGGGGCGGTTACCCCCGAGCCAACCCGCCAACCGGTGCGGCCGCAGCAGGACGTCACATCGCCTCTCTTGGGCGCACCCAGCTCCCCCACGCCGTACCCGCCCCCTCCGAGGGAGGGGCCCTCAATGGACCCCGGCAGCAGTCGGTCAAGGACTACCGGGCACATGG CGGCCAGCCGACCACCATCCCGGAGTACTTCATCCCAcccgcccctccccctcctccacccctcatcCCTTCCGCCCAGACCGCCTTTgactccacctcctcctctcccctccctcccccctccttaCCCCCCGGGGCTGTGGCGGTCATGTCCCGACCCTACAGCCCCTCCCCTCCAACCCCCGCCCCACCCATCAACTATGTCCCCTCCCCCTCGCACCCCCCTTCCGGAGTCCCGCCCGCTGCCCCGCCTCCGCCCCCACCCGGCTTGCCCCCCTCCCACACTATGTCTCCAGCTCGAGCCATTGGTGGAGACGCTCCTGCCAGCAGGAAGGGCCAGATGCCGATGATTCCGATAAGCGACGCCCGCAGCGACCTGCTGGCCGCCATACGTAGAG GTATCCAGCTAAGGAAGGTTCAGGAGCAGAGAGAACAAGAAGCAAAGAGAGAGCCTGTGGGGAACGACGTGGCCACCATTCTATCACGACGCATCGCCGTTGAATACAGCGAATCAGATTCCGACTCTGGCGGAGAGGACAATGGGGAGTGGTCTGACTGA
- the zgc:109889 gene encoding wiskott-Aldrich syndrome protein family member 3 isoform X2: protein MPLVKRSIEPRHLCRGAVPDGVTSELECVTNSTLAAIIKQLGSLSRHAEDIFGELFNEANSFYMRMNNLQERVDLLAVKVTQLDSTVEEVSLQDINMRKAFKSSTIQDQQVVSRTSVPNPVVEMYHRCDKPPPLNILSPYRDDKRDALKFYTDPSYFFMLWKEKMLQATEDKRKEKRRQKEQQKQVEDPSREVKKVRKARNRRQEWNMMAYDKEFRPDTRLTPSPYHGMSSEGSLSPDNRSVASDIGEHSYPGSPNHPSQPPSAPHPIEGTPHLTQTPQTQSLDRGGYPRANPPTGAAAAGRHIASLGRTQLPHAVPAPSEGGALNGPRQQSVKDYRAHGGQPTTIPEYFIPPAPPPPPPLIPSAQTAFDSTSSSPLPPPSLPPGAVAVMSRPYSPSPPTPAPPINYVPSPSHPPSGVPPAAPPPPPPGLPPSHTMSPARAIGGDAPASRKGQMPMIPISDARSDLLAAIRRGIQLRKVQEQREQEAKREPVGNDVATILSRRIAVEYSESDSDSGGEDNGEWSD, encoded by the exons ATGCCGCTGGTTAAGCGCAGTATCGAGCCACGCCACCTGTGCCGGGGCGCGGTGCCCGATGGGGTTACCAGCGAGCTGGAGTGTGTTACCAATAGTACCCTCGCGGCCATCATAAAACAACTAGGAAGCCTCA GTCGTCATGCGGAGGACATATTTGGAGAGCTGTTCAACGAAGCTAACAGTTTCTATATGAGAATGAACAATCTTCAAGAGAGAGTGGACCTATTGGCTGTCAAGGTCACACAGCTAGACTCCACTGTTgaagaag TGTCTCTGCAGGACATTAACATGCGCAAGGCTTTTAAGAGCAGTACCATCCAGGACCAGCAGGTGGTGTCCAGGACCTCAGTCCCAAACCCCGTGGTTGAGATGTACCATCGCTGTGACAAACCTCCACCTCTCAACATCCTCAGCCCCTATCG GGATGATAAGAGGGATGCGTTAAAGTTTTACACAGACCCATCTTATTTCTTCATGTTGTGGAAAGAGAAAATGCTTCAGGCCACAGAGGAtaagaggaaggagaagagacGACAGAAG GAGCAGCAGAAACAGGTGGAGGACCCGAGCAGAGAGGTGAAGAAGGTTCGGAAGGCGAGGAATCGCAGACAGGAATGGAATATGATGGCTTATGACAAGGAATTCCGCCCCGACACCAGACTCACGCCATCACCGTATCACGGAATGTCTTCCGAAGGGTCGCTGTCTCCCGATAACAG GTCGGTGGCATCAGACATCGGAGAGCACTCCTACCCGGGCAGCCCAAACCACCCCTCCCAACCCCCATCCGCCCCCCACCCCATCGAGGGCACCCCCCACCTTACCCAGACCCCCCAGACCCAGTCTCTGGACAGGGGCGGTTACCCCCGAGCCAACCCGCCAACCGGTGCGGCCGCAGCAGGACGTCACATCGCCTCTCTTGGGCGCACCCAGCTCCCCCACGCCGTACCCGCCCCCTCCGAGGGAGGGGCCCTCAATGGACCCCGGCAGCAGTCGGTCAAGGACTACCGGGCACATGG CGGCCAGCCGACCACCATCCCGGAGTACTTCATCCCAcccgcccctccccctcctccacccctcatcCCTTCCGCCCAGACCGCCTTTgactccacctcctcctctcccctccctcccccctccttaCCCCCCGGGGCTGTGGCGGTCATGTCCCGACCCTACAGCCCCTCCCCTCCAACCCCCGCCCCACCCATCAACTATGTCCCCTCCCCCTCGCACCCCCCTTCCGGAGTCCCGCCCGCTGCCCCGCCTCCGCCCCCACCCGGCTTGCCCCCCTCCCACACTATGTCTCCAGCTCGAGCCATTGGTGGAGACGCTCCTGCCAGCAGGAAGGGCCAGATGCCGATGATTCCGATAAGCGACGCCCGCAGCGACCTGCTGGCCGCCATACGTAGAG GTATCCAGCTAAGGAAGGTTCAGGAGCAGAGAGAACAAGAAGCAAAGAGAGAGCCTGTGGGGAACGACGTGGCCACCATTCTATCACGACGCATCGCCGTTGAATACAGCGAATCAGATTCCGACTCTGGCGGAGAGGACAATGGGGAGTGGTCTGACTGA